One genomic window of Odocoileus virginianus isolate 20LAN1187 ecotype Illinois chromosome 8, Ovbor_1.2, whole genome shotgun sequence includes the following:
- the LPAR6 gene encoding lysophosphatidic acid receptor 6 — MVSNNSSDCIYNDSFKYTLYGCMFSMVFVLGLISNCVAIYIFICTLKVRNETTTYMINLAMSDLLFVFTLPFRIFYFATRNWPFGDLLCKISVMFFYTNMYGSILFLTCISADRFLAIVYPFKSKTLRTKRNAKIVCIAVWLTVMGGSAPAVFVPSPGNNTSATCFENFPAATWKTFLSRIVIFIEIVGFFIPLILNVTCSSMVLRTLNKPVTLSRSKINKTKVLRMIFVHLVIFCFCFVPYNINLILYSLMRTQAFVNCSAAIAVRTMYPITLCIAVLNCCFDPIIYYFTSDTIQNSIKLKNWSTRRSDSRFSEVQGTENFIQHNLQTLKNKIPDNESTI, encoded by the coding sequence ATGGTAAGCAATAACAGCTCCGACTGCATATATAATGACTCCTTTAAGTACACCTTGTATGGGTGCATGTTCAGTATGGTGTTTGTGCTTGGCTTAATATCCAACTGTGTCGccatatatattttcatctgtACTCTCAAAGTGCGGAATGAAACAACAACATACATGATTAACTTGGCGATGTCAGACTTGCTTTTCGTTTTTACTTTACCCTTCAGGATCTTTTACTTTGCAACAAGGAACTGGCCCTTTGGGGATTTACTTTGTAAGATTTCAGTGATGTTCTTTTATACCAACATGTATGGAAGCATTCTGTTCTTAACCTGTATTAGTGCTGATCGGTTTCTGGCCATCGTCTACCCATTTAAGTCGAAGACGCTGAGAACCAAACGAAATGCAAAAATTGTTTGCATTGCTGTGTGGTTAACTGTGATGGGAGGAAGTGCGCCAGCAGTTTTTGTTCCATCTCCGGGTAACAACACTTCAGCAACCTGCTTTGAAAATTTTCCAGCAGCTACATGGAAAACCTTTCTCTCAAGGATTgtaattttcatagaaatagtGGGGTTTTTTATTCCTCTCATTTTAAACGTAACTTGTTCTAGTATGGTGCTGAGAACTTTAAATAAACCTGTAACATTAAgtagaagtaaaataaataaaactaaggtTTTAAGAATGATATTTGTACATTTGGtcatattctgtttctgtttcgtgcCTTACAATATCAAccttattttatattctcttatGAGAACACAGGCATTTGTCAATTGCTCAGCAGCAATAGCAGTAAGGACCATGTACCCAATCACTCTCTGcattgctgttttaaactgtTGCTTTGACCCTATCATTTATTACTTCACGTCGGACACGATTCAgaattcaataaaattgaaaaactggTCTACCAGGAGAAGTGACTCCAGATTCTCTGAAGTTCAAGGCACAGAGAACTTTATTCAACATAACCTACAAACATTGAAAAATAAGATACCTGACAATGAATCTACAATATAA